The Phycisphaerae bacterium genome includes a region encoding these proteins:
- the rsmH gene encoding 16S rRNA (cytosine(1402)-N(4))-methyltransferase RsmH, with protein sequence MDDPNAHIPVLPTEVARLLAVCPGDVVVDATVGLGGHSRLLAEAAGPAGRLIGLDVDPANLAIARARLRDISCPITLREANFARLRDVLAVEGVGSVDVLLADLGVSSTQLDEADRGFSFRYDAPLDMRMDPTLPQTAADLVNRLKEKELGNVLFFNAQEMAARKIARGICEARRESRITTTGRLVEVICNTLHVDPLSRRSKIHPATRTFLALRMEVNDEKGALASLLDAAPHVLKPGGRFGVISFHSVEDKLVKLDFRRRKSDGIYDIITSKPVSAEPEERERNPRSRSAKLRVIRRRPMDDTV encoded by the coding sequence ATCGACGACCCCAATGCACACATTCCCGTGCTTCCCACGGAGGTCGCGCGGCTGCTGGCCGTATGTCCTGGCGATGTCGTCGTCGATGCCACGGTAGGACTGGGAGGGCACTCGCGCTTGCTCGCCGAGGCTGCCGGACCGGCGGGGCGCCTGATCGGCCTCGACGTCGATCCCGCCAACCTGGCGATCGCACGTGCGCGACTTCGGGACATCTCGTGTCCGATCACGCTGCGCGAGGCGAATTTCGCCCGGCTACGCGACGTGCTTGCGGTGGAAGGTGTCGGTTCCGTGGACGTTCTGCTGGCGGACCTTGGTGTGAGTTCAACACAACTCGATGAGGCCGATCGCGGTTTCTCCTTCCGCTACGATGCTCCGCTGGACATGCGCATGGACCCGACGCTCCCTCAGACCGCTGCCGATCTGGTCAATCGCCTCAAGGAAAAGGAGTTGGGCAATGTCCTTTTCTTCAATGCCCAGGAGATGGCAGCGCGAAAGATCGCCCGCGGCATTTGCGAGGCGCGCCGCGAGAGTCGCATTACCACCACCGGACGACTCGTGGAGGTGATCTGCAATACGCTTCACGTGGATCCGCTGTCCCGAAGGTCGAAGATTCACCCGGCGACGCGCACATTCCTCGCGCTGCGTATGGAGGTCAACGACGAGAAGGGGGCGCTGGCCTCGCTCCTGGACGCCGCCCCTCACGTGCTCAAGCCCGGTGGGCGCTTCGGCGTCATCTCGTTTCACAGCGTGGAGGACAAACTCGTAAAACTCGATTTTCGCCGACGCAAGAGTGACGGAATCTACGATATAATCACAAGCAAACCGGTGTCCGCCGAACCGGAAGAGCGTGAACGCAACCCGCGATCACGCAGCGCCAAGTTGCGCGTGATCCGCCGGCGGCCCATGGATGACACTGTCTAA
- a CDS encoding LysM peptidoglycan-binding domain-containing protein: protein MPAAQYAQAPQQPAKDDVREVPAVRHQGQGPAHTAETSLTATNPPPFIPGPRQPATRVNPAEQERLLRERLARLSAELAATQERGPSPANSPANNSPTADTNPAATLADSGNRPGRDPQAAGSRQPAGKPAVAILAKHSVQKGDTLTRIAHRYYGSSSAQFVNAIFDANRAVVPDPDQLRIGDEVVIPALAGAASGEAAQSQERVAKQRPAPRNLHEERARTDTAARWYQVRKNDRYITIAREQLGDENRWKEIFELNRERFPDPSRIREGVRIRIPNS, encoded by the coding sequence GTGCCGGCGGCGCAGTACGCGCAAGCTCCACAGCAGCCTGCCAAGGACGACGTCCGCGAGGTCCCGGCGGTGCGTCATCAAGGTCAGGGACCCGCCCATACTGCGGAAACCAGCCTGACCGCGACGAATCCGCCGCCGTTCATTCCAGGCCCGAGGCAACCGGCGACCCGCGTGAATCCGGCGGAGCAGGAGCGCTTGCTTCGCGAGCGATTGGCCCGGCTTTCGGCCGAACTTGCGGCGACACAGGAGCGGGGGCCATCGCCCGCGAATTCGCCGGCGAACAACTCCCCGACCGCCGATACGAATCCGGCCGCTACGTTGGCTGATTCGGGGAATCGACCCGGACGTGATCCGCAAGCAGCAGGATCGCGGCAGCCGGCCGGCAAGCCTGCGGTTGCGATTCTGGCCAAGCACTCCGTTCAAAAGGGGGACACGCTGACGCGCATCGCCCACCGCTACTACGGCTCGTCGTCGGCCCAATTCGTCAACGCCATTTTCGATGCGAACCGAGCCGTCGTTCCCGATCCCGATCAGCTTCGAATTGGTGACGAAGTGGTCATTCCCGCGCTCGCGGGCGCTGCCTCCGGCGAGGCGGCGCAGTCGCAGGAACGCGTCGCGAAGCAGCGTCCCGCCCCTCGGAATCTGCACGAGGAGAGGGCAAGAACGGATACGGCAGCCCGCTGGTACCAGGTTCGCAAGAACGACCGCTATATTACCATTGCCCGTGAGCAACTGGGCGATGAGAATCGTTGGAAGGAAATTTTCGAGCTCAACCGGGAGCGATTCCCCGATCCGTCGCGCATTCGCGAGGGCGTACGAATTCGTATTCCGAACTCCTAG
- a CDS encoding penicillin-binding protein 2 — protein MIPSAHDISDRLRRRGSIAVALLILCFIALAGRLAHVTVSLSPRLLPIVERQHEGSGVLTARRGSIFDARGRVLACSRLLPDVFVDPALVTDIPDLAQRLAPLLNVPCLDLEAKILERVYTRFVLVAEGVDEATADAVRHLDEPAVGLSDRQVRYYPLGVSAGQVLGFVGRDGRGLEGLELRYDEHLRGKEGRRTTIRDARRRALWRTGEGTVLPVDGGHLVLTIDAEIQHVAEALLEEAVEHVEAESGVAIVMDPRTGEILATAVYPQFDPNHIDGGRPGARRNRTITDPVEPGSAFKPIIASGALDGGFVSTEEQINCHNGRYTIGRRVIEDTKPSDRLDLRGIIARSSNIGMSIIAERMGNPIIYETVRRFGFGQPTGVECLGEDPGLVPYKQWTSLSTASVSFGYEVLVTPLQLISAFAALANDGVQVRPHLIRERLAPDGTVIESWDEPEAIRRVASTATARFMREVALAAVVEESGGSKARSALYQVFGKTGTAKLTSPGERGYVSGQYLGTFVGGAPLSDPRVVVLVQIRRPNPAIAYYGGQVAAGPAGKLIERSLSYLGVPPDARLVSAKP, from the coding sequence ATGATCCCTTCGGCCCACGACATCAGCGACCGACTGCGGCGGCGGGGAAGCATCGCGGTTGCGCTGCTCATCCTCTGCTTCATTGCGTTGGCGGGGAGACTCGCCCACGTCACCGTTTCGCTCTCGCCGCGTCTGCTGCCCATCGTGGAAAGGCAGCACGAGGGAAGCGGCGTCCTTACCGCGCGGCGAGGCTCGATTTTCGATGCCCGCGGAAGAGTGCTCGCTTGCAGCCGCCTGCTTCCGGATGTCTTCGTGGATCCCGCCCTGGTCACGGATATTCCCGACCTCGCCCAGCGTCTCGCGCCGCTGCTGAATGTCCCTTGCTTGGACCTGGAAGCAAAAATATTGGAGCGCGTGTACACCCGTTTCGTCTTGGTTGCCGAAGGGGTGGACGAGGCCACGGCCGACGCCGTCCGGCATTTGGACGAGCCTGCCGTCGGCCTGAGTGATCGGCAGGTCCGCTATTACCCCCTCGGCGTTTCCGCCGGGCAGGTGCTTGGCTTTGTCGGTCGGGATGGACGCGGATTGGAAGGCCTTGAACTCCGCTACGACGAGCATCTCCGCGGAAAGGAGGGTCGCCGCACGACCATTCGCGACGCCCGGCGTCGGGCGCTCTGGAGAACCGGAGAGGGGACCGTGCTTCCCGTCGACGGCGGCCACCTCGTGCTGACGATTGATGCAGAAATCCAGCACGTTGCCGAGGCGCTTCTGGAGGAGGCCGTCGAGCATGTGGAAGCGGAAAGCGGCGTCGCGATCGTTATGGATCCGCGCACGGGCGAGATCCTCGCCACGGCCGTGTATCCGCAGTTCGACCCCAATCACATCGACGGCGGGCGCCCCGGTGCGCGGCGCAACCGCACGATCACCGATCCCGTCGAGCCCGGCAGCGCCTTCAAACCGATCATCGCGTCCGGCGCCCTGGACGGCGGATTCGTGTCCACCGAGGAGCAGATCAACTGCCACAACGGTCGCTACACGATCGGCCGGCGGGTTATCGAGGACACCAAACCGTCCGATCGGCTCGATCTCCGTGGCATCATCGCCCGCAGCAGTAACATTGGGATGAGCATCATCGCCGAGCGGATGGGCAACCCCATCATTTACGAAACGGTCCGGCGTTTCGGATTCGGACAGCCGACGGGCGTCGAATGCCTCGGCGAAGATCCGGGTCTGGTTCCCTACAAGCAGTGGACATCACTCAGCACGGCGTCGGTTTCCTTCGGTTATGAGGTGCTGGTGACGCCGTTGCAGTTGATCAGTGCATTCGCGGCCCTGGCCAATGACGGTGTTCAAGTCCGTCCGCACCTGATTCGGGAGCGGCTCGCGCCCGACGGGACGGTGATCGAGTCGTGGGACGAGCCCGAAGCGATTCGCCGCGTTGCCAGTACTGCCACGGCACGTTTCATGCGCGAAGTCGCCCTCGCCGCCGTCGTGGAGGAAAGCGGCGGCAGCAAGGCCCGCTCGGCACTCTATCAGGTGTTCGGAAAGACGGGGACGGCCAAGCTGACCTCGCCCGGCGAGCGCGGCTACGTCTCCGGACAGTACCTCGGCACGTTCGTCGGCGGAGCTCCATTGTCCGATCCGCGCGTCGTCGTTCTGGTGCAGATCCGCCGTCCCAATCCGGCGATCGCCTACTACGGCGGACAGGTAGCCGCCGGTCCGGCCGGAAAGCTCATCGAACGCTCCCTTTCCTACCTCGGCGTACCTCCCGACGCTCGCCTCGTTTCCGCGAAGCCGTGA
- a CDS encoding UDP-N-acetylmuramoyl-L-alanyl-D-glutamate--2,6-diaminopimelate ligase has protein sequence MIVEPHNFAAESGICLGDLFARAGVCPVGAVTGTSVSITALVDDSRDVVPGACFVAVRGTRGDAAQYVESAVRAGAAAVVVNADARVEDVSVGQASALIRVADTREAVARMAAAFYGLRDETRTRCDDLQGLKLIGVTGTNGKTTTAWMLQAILRAAGQRPALFGTVGYDLAGRRMDAPLTTPGPVALCRYLAEARAAGATHAVMEVSSHALDQRRTDGLRFSAGVFTNLTGDHLDYHGTFEAYRDAKRRLFVGLPSSAVAVVNAEDPSAETMLDGTSARSIRAGIGCPEADYAAVVEDSGIAGIRLSIRGPGWQRRIHLALVGRFNASNALLASTTAHALGISMDAIVDGLENMRGVPGRLQRAEPPGHPFSVLVDYAHSDDALRNVLSAMRPLVPGRLICVFGCGGDRDRSKRPRMGNVAGELADLVVVTSDNPRSEFPQSIIDQILPGLSGADRRAVFVEPDRRNAIELAVDLAQPGDAVLIAGKGHENYQILADRTISFDDVAVANAAIRRTVVREDVA, from the coding sequence ATGATCGTAGAACCGCACAACTTCGCTGCTGAATCGGGCATCTGCCTCGGCGACCTCTTCGCCCGCGCGGGGGTCTGCCCGGTCGGCGCCGTCACCGGGACGAGTGTCAGTATCACGGCACTCGTCGATGACTCGCGCGATGTCGTGCCCGGGGCGTGCTTCGTCGCCGTCCGCGGAACCCGCGGCGACGCGGCTCAGTATGTCGAGTCAGCCGTCCGCGCCGGCGCAGCGGCCGTTGTGGTCAACGCCGACGCCCGGGTGGAGGATGTATCAGTTGGTCAAGCTTCTGCGCTCATTCGGGTGGCTGATACCCGAGAGGCAGTGGCACGAATGGCCGCCGCGTTCTATGGCCTTCGTGACGAAACAAGGACTCGTTGCGACGACCTCCAGGGTCTGAAGCTCATTGGCGTCACCGGAACCAATGGAAAGACCACCACGGCCTGGATGCTGCAGGCGATTCTGCGGGCGGCCGGTCAGCGCCCGGCACTGTTCGGAACCGTGGGATATGATCTTGCGGGGCGGCGCATGGATGCGCCATTGACGACGCCCGGTCCCGTGGCCCTTTGTCGCTATCTTGCAGAAGCACGCGCGGCCGGTGCAACGCACGCTGTCATGGAAGTCTCATCTCACGCCCTGGACCAGCGCCGAACGGATGGGCTCCGCTTCTCCGCCGGCGTGTTCACGAACCTCACCGGCGACCATCTCGACTATCACGGTACGTTCGAGGCCTATCGCGACGCCAAACGACGGCTCTTCGTTGGCCTCCCGTCCTCCGCGGTCGCTGTGGTCAACGCGGAAGACCCATCTGCCGAAACCATGCTGGACGGAACCAGTGCCCGCAGCATTCGCGCCGGAATCGGTTGCCCCGAGGCAGACTACGCGGCCGTTGTCGAAGACTCTGGAATTGCCGGAATTCGGCTGTCCATCCGTGGGCCGGGTTGGCAACGACGCATCCACCTCGCCCTCGTCGGACGATTCAACGCCAGCAACGCGCTCCTGGCGTCGACGACCGCCCATGCGCTCGGCATTTCGATGGACGCCATTGTCGATGGTCTTGAAAACATGCGTGGCGTTCCCGGCCGTCTGCAGCGCGCGGAACCGCCCGGTCATCCCTTCAGTGTTCTCGTCGATTACGCTCACTCCGACGATGCTTTGCGCAACGTCCTTTCCGCCATGCGGCCACTCGTGCCCGGGCGGTTGATCTGCGTCTTTGGATGCGGTGGGGACCGCGACCGCAGCAAGCGACCTCGCATGGGCAACGTGGCGGGGGAGTTGGCCGATCTGGTCGTGGTGACGAGCGACAATCCCCGCTCGGAATTTCCGCAGTCGATCATCGACCAGATTCTGCCGGGCCTGAGCGGCGCGGATCGTCGGGCGGTGTTCGTCGAGCCTGATCGGAGGAATGCGATCGAACTTGCCGTGGATCTTGCCCAACCCGGCGATGCCGTGTTGATTGCCGGAAAGGGGCACGAAAACTACCAGATACTTGCTGATCGAACGATCTCGTTCGACGATGTTGCCGTTGCCAATGCCGCGATCAGGCGAACGGTGGTCAGGGAGGACGTAGCATGA
- a CDS encoding UDP-N-acetylmuramoyl-tripeptide--D-alanyl-D-alanine ligase → MIPMPLGQVGAALGVPVAAGVREDVALRICTDSRELERGDLFFALSGPNFDGNDFVTQALARGAVGCVVSRSRFSAEEGGAARPLLVVDDTVSALGRLAHDYRRNVMSPRTVVVGVTGSNGKTTTKRMLDHVLRAELAGRASPRSFNNQIGVPLTLFSANANDQYLVTEIGTNSPGEIARLTEIAAPDVGVLTSVGEAHLEKLGSIDGVAREKMSLFHHVRSRGLAVINVDRAEVRRRLEEAAHLRCMTIGFTAHANTRARCLEHSIRHSDVEIDGRFRIRLPMPGAHHATNAAATFLVARWFGVDPETIIERLRNYVPPEGRTEVFDIGGVTVVDDTYNANPSSMSAAIQTLRDSAAARRIFVMADMLELGARSERHHQRVLRNLLDAGFDTVVCVGPLTCEALAELRGYSGRGAVETCPNTSDASSVLSNLLRPGDVVWLKGSRAMKLDRVVGDLKQGGGRRAAVA, encoded by the coding sequence ATGATTCCCATGCCTCTGGGTCAGGTTGGTGCGGCGCTGGGCGTACCCGTCGCCGCCGGTGTGCGCGAGGATGTCGCCCTTCGCATTTGTACCGACTCGCGCGAGCTTGAGCGCGGCGATCTCTTTTTTGCGCTGAGCGGTCCCAACTTCGACGGAAACGACTTCGTGACCCAGGCCCTGGCTCGTGGCGCGGTGGGCTGCGTGGTGTCGCGCAGCCGGTTCTCGGCGGAAGAAGGAGGTGCCGCCCGGCCGCTCCTGGTCGTCGATGACACCGTCTCGGCACTCGGCCGGCTGGCACACGACTATCGTCGCAACGTGATGAGTCCGCGCACGGTCGTCGTCGGAGTTACGGGCAGCAACGGAAAGACCACGACCAAACGCATGCTGGACCACGTGCTCCGGGCGGAGCTCGCCGGACGGGCCTCTCCCAGGAGCTTCAACAACCAGATCGGTGTACCGCTCACCCTGTTCTCAGCAAATGCCAATGATCAGTACCTCGTAACCGAAATCGGAACCAATTCCCCCGGGGAAATCGCCCGCCTGACGGAAATCGCCGCGCCGGACGTCGGCGTGCTGACCTCCGTGGGTGAAGCCCACCTGGAGAAACTGGGATCCATCGACGGCGTCGCCCGGGAGAAGATGTCGCTATTCCATCATGTCCGTTCGCGCGGGTTGGCCGTGATCAATGTCGACCGCGCCGAGGTTCGGCGCCGGTTGGAGGAGGCCGCTCATCTGCGCTGCATGACCATCGGGTTCACCGCTCATGCCAACACGCGCGCCCGCTGCCTGGAGCACTCCATCCGTCACAGCGATGTCGAGATCGATGGGCGGTTTCGTATCAGGCTGCCCATGCCCGGTGCGCACCATGCTACGAATGCCGCGGCGACTTTCCTCGTAGCCCGCTGGTTCGGCGTCGATCCGGAGACAATCATCGAGCGGCTTCGAAACTACGTCCCACCGGAGGGGCGTACGGAGGTATTCGACATTGGTGGCGTCACCGTCGTGGACGACACCTACAACGCCAACCCTTCCAGCATGTCCGCGGCGATCCAAACCTTGAGGGATTCGGCTGCCGCCCGCCGCATCTTCGTCATGGCCGACATGCTCGAACTCGGCGCTCGAAGCGAGCGGCACCACCAGCGTGTCCTTCGCAACTTGCTCGATGCGGGGTTCGACACGGTCGTTTGCGTCGGCCCGCTGACGTGCGAAGCGCTGGCCGAACTCCGTGGTTATTCGGGCAGGGGTGCGGTCGAGACCTGCCCGAATACGTCCGACGCATCGAGCGTCCTTTCGAACCTGCTCCGTCCCGGCGATGTCGTCTGGCTCAAGGGTTCGCGGGCGATGAAGTTGGATCGGGTGGTTGGGGATCTGAAGCAGGGGGGCGGCAGGCGCGCGGCCGTCGCCTGA
- a CDS encoding phospho-N-acetylmuramoyl-pentapeptide-transferase has protein sequence MLYQLLTHLFQGRHYAYENPLFRGACAAVLCFVLLLIFLPSVIRLLIRWKLGDRPEFDHASLNELTRDKSNVPTMGGLAILAAVGLATLLLADITGFYVQMALVCLVWLGVLGGIDDWLKLTAKKRGTSRDGLKMYEKLLFQLGLGVVLGYYIFEHGSHNLAVLSPLISSEEVPAYRVLTVPFYKAGVQLSALAFMLVTVAVMTATSNAVNFTDGMDGLASGCVALCALVFAILSYVVGTQNLAHKLLMPYVPQSAELVVLCGAILGASLGFLWYNCHPARVFMGDTGALALGGLIGYVAVVTRQEIMLLIAGGVFVIEAMSVILQIGYFRWTGGRRLFRVAPIHHHFHVGGWSEPQTVVRFWLMAAMFAALALATIKLR, from the coding sequence GTGCTTTATCAGCTGCTCACGCATCTTTTTCAGGGACGCCATTACGCGTACGAGAATCCGCTGTTTCGCGGCGCATGCGCCGCGGTCCTTTGTTTCGTGCTCCTGCTGATTTTCCTTCCTTCGGTGATTCGCCTGCTCATTCGCTGGAAGCTCGGCGATCGACCCGAGTTCGATCACGCTTCCCTCAATGAACTCACCCGGGACAAGAGCAACGTTCCCACGATGGGGGGGCTGGCCATACTCGCCGCCGTCGGCCTGGCGACGCTGTTGCTGGCCGACATCACGGGCTTCTACGTGCAGATGGCGCTGGTCTGCCTGGTCTGGCTCGGCGTGCTCGGCGGCATCGACGACTGGCTCAAGCTGACGGCCAAGAAGCGGGGGACCTCGCGCGACGGGCTGAAGATGTACGAGAAACTTCTGTTTCAGCTCGGGCTCGGCGTCGTGCTCGGCTACTACATCTTCGAGCACGGCAGCCACAATCTCGCCGTGCTGAGCCCGCTGATTTCCTCCGAGGAGGTTCCCGCGTACCGCGTCTTGACCGTCCCGTTCTACAAGGCCGGCGTCCAGCTCAGCGCCCTCGCGTTTATGCTCGTGACCGTGGCTGTGATGACGGCCACCTCCAATGCGGTCAATTTTACCGACGGCATGGACGGCCTGGCATCAGGCTGTGTCGCCCTCTGCGCGCTCGTATTCGCGATTCTCTCCTACGTCGTCGGTACGCAGAATCTGGCCCACAAGCTGCTCATGCCCTACGTGCCGCAGTCGGCGGAACTGGTCGTGCTCTGCGGGGCGATTCTGGGGGCGAGCCTCGGCTTTCTGTGGTACAATTGCCACCCGGCGCGGGTGTTCATGGGCGATACGGGCGCCCTGGCTTTGGGTGGACTGATCGGCTACGTGGCCGTCGTGACCCGCCAGGAAATCATGTTGCTGATCGCCGGCGGCGTCTTCGTGATCGAGGCCATGTCGGTGATCCTCCAGATCGGGTATTTTCGGTGGACCGGCGGACGGCGCCTCTTTCGCGTCGCGCCCATTCATCACCACTTCCACGTCGGCGGCTGGAGTGAGCCGCAGACGGTGGTGAGGTTCTGGCTCATGGCCGCCATGTTCGCGGCACTTGCGCTGGCGACGATCAAGCTGCGCTAG
- a CDS encoding cell division protein FtsW produces the protein MLLSNGAAARRVESLIIVTVALVVIGLLAVMSATTPVDRGMFSIPIWRSIFGRQLIFAAGGLVLLAATARISPWILGRTNLCRALAVIAVLVAVGLLVATLIPGFAETRRNSQRWLQILPMWGGIGLQPSELAKLAMVAMLAALLSLRFYDVRSFFRGFLPAAGVIALCAALVGFEDFGTCALIFAVGFLTLFVAGCRTWHLALTGLVGAGGLAFLVFLKPYRVERLTSFLDLWADPRGSSYQPVQSLMSITSGGWLGSGIGAGVQKYGYVPDGHTDFIFSLICEETGIVGGGLILLLFVLFILVGWSTMRAARTPLERLLAFGLTAMIAVQALLNVAVVTVVAPTTGIPLPFISAGGSGLVANCFAVGVLVGIAARAGLPESEREELLSAYSAQPAEPARREGFVLC, from the coding sequence ATGCTCCTTTCAAACGGGGCGGCGGCGCGACGTGTGGAATCGCTCATCATCGTGACCGTGGCACTGGTCGTCATCGGACTACTGGCGGTCATGTCGGCTACAACGCCCGTGGACCGCGGCATGTTCAGCATTCCCATCTGGCGAAGCATCTTCGGCCGCCAATTGATCTTCGCCGCCGGCGGACTCGTGCTGCTGGCCGCGACAGCACGGATTTCCCCTTGGATTCTGGGTAGAACGAATCTCTGCCGGGCGCTGGCCGTCATCGCGGTTCTCGTGGCCGTTGGGCTTCTGGTGGCGACGTTGATTCCCGGGTTTGCCGAAACGCGCCGCAATTCCCAGCGCTGGCTCCAGATCCTGCCCATGTGGGGCGGGATTGGCCTGCAGCCCTCCGAGCTGGCCAAGCTCGCCATGGTGGCGATGCTGGCGGCGCTCCTCAGCCTCCGCTTCTACGACGTGCGCTCGTTTTTCCGTGGATTTCTTCCCGCGGCCGGTGTCATTGCGCTTTGCGCGGCGCTCGTTGGTTTCGAAGACTTCGGCACCTGCGCCCTCATCTTTGCCGTGGGCTTTTTGACGCTCTTCGTCGCGGGATGTCGAACCTGGCACTTGGCGCTCACCGGGCTGGTCGGCGCCGGCGGGCTTGCATTCCTCGTCTTCCTCAAGCCCTATCGTGTGGAGCGGCTCACCTCATTCCTTGACCTGTGGGCGGATCCTCGCGGCAGCAGTTACCAGCCCGTGCAGTCGCTGATGTCCATAACAAGCGGGGGTTGGCTGGGCAGCGGCATCGGGGCGGGAGTCCAGAAGTACGGCTACGTGCCCGACGGGCATACCGATTTCATCTTCTCGTTGATCTGCGAGGAAACGGGCATCGTTGGTGGCGGGCTGATCCTTCTGTTGTTTGTCTTGTTCATTCTGGTGGGCTGGTCGACCATGCGTGCGGCCCGAACGCCGCTGGAGCGCCTGCTGGCGTTTGGCCTGACCGCCATGATCGCCGTTCAAGCGCTGTTGAATGTCGCCGTGGTGACCGTTGTCGCACCCACGACCGGCATACCGCTGCCCTTCATCTCGGCCGGAGGGAGCGGGCTTGTCGCCAATTGCTTTGCGGTCGGCGTCCTGGTGGGCATCGCTGCCCGCGCGGGGCTGCCGGAGTCGGAACGGGAGGAACTCCTTTCAGCGTACTCCGCTCAACCAGCTGAACCGGCCCGAAGGGAGGGGTTTGTCTTGTGCTGA
- a CDS encoding UDP-N-acetylglucosamine--N-acetylmuramyl-(pentapeptide) pyrophosphoryl-undecaprenol N-acetylglucosamine transferase has protein sequence MLSPPSGTVDGPVFAFAGGGTGGHLYPALALAQALRQHWEDARFVFFGSSRTIDRQIIEGAGYDLYPQALSGFSARPWRWPKLAFDMLRNAVRCRAWMNALRPDVLIASGGISALLPAWEARRRRIPILVMNPDAIPGRANRLLVRRASLVCVQWGESIAQFPATVELRVTGCPVRSRFNEVDRHAGCAAFGLDPNRRVLLVTGASLGARTLNQAVVAALDLFARRTDWQILHLTGTLDFETVRAAYQQKRVDAKILAYTDEMPEALAAADLVVSRAGASTLAEITAVGRPSILLPYPFHRDNHQFANARCLVRGGAARILGDRIDPAINGPALRELLAQLMDDHAQREQMAAAARRLGRGHAAQEVANCIAELLDGRLKGVACESLKRQPVLAR, from the coding sequence GTGCTGAGTCCCCCTTCGGGAACTGTCGATGGCCCCGTCTTCGCCTTCGCCGGCGGAGGCACCGGAGGCCACCTCTATCCAGCGCTGGCCTTGGCCCAAGCCCTTCGCCAACACTGGGAAGACGCCCGCTTCGTCTTCTTCGGCTCAAGCCGTACCATCGATCGCCAGATCATCGAGGGCGCTGGATACGATCTCTACCCGCAAGCCCTCTCCGGTTTCAGTGCTCGCCCCTGGCGGTGGCCTAAGCTCGCTTTCGACATGTTAAGAAACGCCGTGCGCTGCCGGGCATGGATGAATGCCCTCCGCCCCGACGTGCTCATCGCTTCGGGTGGCATCAGCGCCCTCCTTCCGGCGTGGGAGGCCCGGCGTCGCCGGATACCAATTTTGGTGATGAATCCCGATGCCATCCCCGGCCGGGCCAACCGCCTTCTCGTTCGACGAGCGAGCCTCGTCTGCGTGCAGTGGGGCGAATCCATCGCGCAGTTTCCCGCGACGGTTGAACTCCGTGTCACGGGCTGTCCGGTCCGATCGCGATTCAACGAAGTCGATCGCCACGCAGGCTGTGCGGCTTTCGGCCTGGACCCCAATCGCCGCGTACTGCTCGTAACGGGCGCTTCGCTGGGGGCGCGCACGTTGAATCAAGCCGTCGTTGCCGCGCTTGATCTGTTCGCCCGCCGAACAGACTGGCAGATCCTCCACCTGACCGGTACGCTCGATTTTGAGACCGTTCGCGCCGCCTACCAGCAGAAGCGCGTAGACGCCAAGATACTTGCCTATACCGACGAGATGCCCGAGGCATTGGCCGCGGCCGATCTGGTCGTTTCCCGCGCCGGCGCCTCTACGCTTGCTGAAATCACCGCGGTAGGACGGCCGTCGATCCTGTTGCCCTATCCATTCCATCGCGACAACCACCAGTTTGCCAATGCGCGATGTCTGGTGCGCGGCGGGGCAGCGCGCATCCTGGGCGATCGCATCGATCCAGCGATCAACGGTCCGGCGCTGCGTGAGCTGCTCGCCCAGTTGATGGACGATCATGCCCAGCGTGAACAGATGGCTGCCGCAGCTCGGCGTCTGGGGCGTGGACATGCGGCGCAGGAAGTCGCCAACTGTATCGCGGAGCTACTCGACGGGCGCTTGAAGGGGGTAGCCTGTGAATCGTTGAAGCGGCAACCCGTGCTTGCCCGATGA